The following coding sequences lie in one Phalacrocorax aristotelis chromosome 2, bGulAri2.1, whole genome shotgun sequence genomic window:
- the CMC1 gene encoding COX assembly mitochondrial protein homolog isoform X2 codes for MEPPPGAAAFTKCCQETGLLMVVKCRQENTALKDCLVGYYSDPLFYEECKTEYLKQREEYRATGIKKKRQKLSSNV; via the exons cATTTACTAAATGCTGTCAAGAAACCGGTCTTCTTATGGTGGTGAAGTGTCGGCAAGAGAACACAGCACTGAAAGATTGTCTGGTTGGCTA CTATTCTGATCCACTGTTCTATGAGGAATGCAAAACAGAATATCTGAAGCAAAGAGAAGAATATAGAGCAACTGgaattaagaagaaaagacagaagctTTCTTCAAATGTGTAG